TACAGTCTCTATCAAATCTACTCGGAATCTCCTATTGGGATATTTATGGTAGTAACTCTTATGAATTATTAGAGATCGGTGGGTTCAAAAAAGCATCAGAGCAAATAGGAATGTACTTAGCATTGAGTGATCTGCTGAAAGTGGACACTTTCCTGCATTTGGAAGAAGTAAAGAGTAAAGATAGTGCATTGCTATGGGAAGATGTATTTTTAAGAGGGTTTGACTATAAAATCAGCCATCGGCTTCTGCTACCTGATTATGAAAGCACTCACTTCTTCATAGCTTACCAAGAGCAAGTTCCAGTAGGCACCGCTGTACTACACGCAAAGAATAATCAAGTGATGGGCGTACATAGTATGAGTATCCTTCCTGAGATGCGAAGGCAAGGGTACGCCGAACAAATAATGCGAATTTTACTAAATAAATCGATTTCTCAAGGCTACACTTGGGTAACCCTTCAGGCTTCTGCTATGGGAAAGGGGCTATACGAAAAGCTAGGGTTTAAAGAGCAGTTTATTATGAAGAATTACATCTTGAAATAGAAAGAGAAACTTAAAAGGAATGCAACCTATAGAAAACGTACAATGGCGAACTGAAAGTGGTTATTAGAAAGGTCATAAGTTGAAATATAGATAATCTATACTTCATGGCGCATAGATTCGTGAGTTATCAAAGGTTTGAAACTTAAGGGTGAGTAGCGATTTGAGTTGTTCTTGATGGTTGCTTAGTTGCGCAAAGAAGTTGGTAACAGCCTGATGAAACTGGTCGGGTCGCTCGTAGTATTTTCCGTACAAGACCTTTTTTTTAGCAAACTTCCAGAGCCGCTCAATGATGTTAAGATTAGGGCAGTAAGGGGGCAAGAACAACAGCTTGATATGCAGACTTTCAGCAAAAGCGATGACTGCTTTGCAGTGTTGATAACGGGCATTGTCCAAGACGATGGTAATGGGCAGAAGTGGATATTCTTTTCTAAGCACTAAGAGAAAGTCTTGGATGACCTCAGCATTGATATAAGTAGTGTTGATCAGGGGGGTGACTTGCTGGGTAATGGCATTCAAGGCACCTAGCACGTTGATGCGATGGCGACCTGCCCCTGAGCGCAAAAAGAGTCGCCTCACGCACCACATCATACAGCAAAACTGAGACAAGACAAAGTGAGCGGCATCTACAAAGAGTAACACTTTCTCCCCTTTCTGGGCGTCCTCCAGTTCAGCTTGAAAGGATTTCTCTAGCCATTGCTGCTGTTTTTCCGGCTCTGCTTTGCCCGGTACATAGCCACACTTACGATACATAAAGCCATGTCTTTTGAGAAAAGCTTCTATCCGACTGACATCTCTTTCTATGCCAGTTAATTCTATGATGCGATGGCGCGCCTGGGCCAAACTCAGTGGGGGGTGTTTAATGAAGTCGTTGACTAACCGATCAGCATGATCTTCCAAGGCACTGCGGTTCGTCCCATAGTTTGTAGCGCATAAGGCTGCAATACCTGCTTGCTCGTAGAGACGAATATATTGCCCTACCTGATTGGCATGAACGCCCATGCATTGACCAATAAGTTCATTGCTCAGCTTCACTTTGACTTTCAGGTACACACAGTGCAAGCGGCGATTTACCAGCACTTGATTGTGTGAAAATCTTTGGCTATCTAGCTCTTGCATTTCAGCTGCGCTGATTTGTAATTGAGTAGGCATGAATTGTTAGCTTGGTCGCTTCAAATCTGCCTACTTTTTTTCGCTTTAACAACTCACGGTTTTAGCCGCCTTGAAGTATAATAGGGTAAAATTTTCTATATTGAGGGACAATAGTTTATTGACTCTTCTCTCTATGGATACTACATCTTTACTACCTCAGAATTCGTCTCGCCGAAATTTTATTAAAGGTGCAGCTTGTACCGCTGCCAGTTTTATGATTGTGCCTCGCCACGTATTAGGTGGTACAGGCTTTGTTGCCCCTAGTGATACCGTTACCTTAGGTATGGTGGGCGTAGGTGGTAAAGGGCGAAAAAATACGGAGGCTTTTCTGGCTTTGGACAATGTTCGTATCACGGCGATAGCTGACCCAGCGTACTACTGGAATTTAGCGGATTTCTACTATCGTTCTGAGGCTGGACGTGGTCCAGTGAAAGATATTATTGAGGAAAAGCATCAGGTAGATAACTCTTCGTTTCAGGTAGCTGAGTACGATGATTTCCGGGAGATGCTGGAGAAAGAAGAGTTGGATGGCATTGTTTGTTCTACTCCCGATCATACCCACGCTTATATTTCTCTGTTAGCCATGCGAGCGGGTAAGCACGTGTACTGCGAGAAACCGCTCACGCATAATATTTGGGAAGCCCGTGAGGTACAGAAAGTGGCTAAAGAAACGGGGTTAGCTACCCAGATGGGTAACAGTGGGCATAGTGCCGATGGCATTCGACAAACAGTGGAGTACTTACGTGCTGGTGCCATCGGTAAAGTAGATGAAATTCACGCCTGGGTTCCCGCTACCCGTTGGGTGCCGAGCTTACGTGGACTACCCGAAGGAAAATCGACGATGCCTGTGAATTTTGATTGGGACTTGTGGCTAGGTCCTCGTGAACCTCGTCCGTTTCACGAACATTATGTACCCGTTACTTGGCGAGACTTCTGGGATTTCGGCTGCGGGGCTTTAGGCGACTTTGGCTGTCACGATATGGATGCTTCGGTGTGGGCGTTTAATCTATCCGCTCCTGAGCGAGTAGCCATTCGCCCGGCAGGCTTTAGCAATGCGGATATTGCCCCCTACGGTGAAATTGGTTACTACGATTTTCCGGCGCAAGGTGACCAAGCAGCCGTTAAACTCACTTGGTACTCGGGTGGGTTACAACCCAAACGGCCCGAGATATTACCGCTGGGAGTAGACTTGCCTCGTCGGGGTACTATGTTCGTGGGTGACAAAGGAATTATTGTCAATGACGGAAACCAGCGAATTCCGCAGATGTATCCTAAGTCACAAGCTGAATCATTCAAGCCACCTAAGCCAAGCATACCGCGCTCTAACGGTCACTTCCGCGATTGGATCGATGCTATTCAAGGCGGCCCGGCAGCCAGTGCTAATTTTGAGTACGGTGCTCGTCTGACTGAAATAACCCTTCTGGGTGTTCTTTCTCTCCGAATGGGCGGACAACCTATCCACTGGGATGCTGAACAAATGAAAGCTAAAGGTCTACCTGAAGCCGATAAGTTTATTAAAGAACCTGTACGTCAGGATTGGGAAATGAGCTAACTTAATCCAACATACGGACATTTAACGAATGTTAGTTATGACTAGAAATCGCGTTGCTTTCGAGATAGCATTTGGTTTGCCTCCCGATCTCCCTTAAACTTTTCTTTCTTTGGGTTCCAACGCAACGGACGATTAAGTTCATAAGCGATATTTCCGATATTACAGACGGTAGCAGTGCGGTGCCCTACTTCTACGTCACAAATAGGCTTACTACGTTGCCGAATAGCATCTAACCAATCGCGGTAGTGATCCCGGCTTTTGTAAAGATGAATATCGCTATCGCTAATTTTTTGATCTTTGAGGTTTTCGGGAACGTTAAGAAACTGACGGCTCACTTCAATCACTCCTTCACTACCTTCAAATCGTATAGCATTACCTTTACCAAAGTCTTCCCGCACCATAGGCGTTCCATCCTCGTACAGATAAGTCAGCACTTTATATTCCTTTCCATCAGGTATTACTTCTACTGGCCCACTGTCGTCTTTGCCCAGTGCCCACTGAGCGATGTCAAACATATGGGCTCCCCAGTCAGTCATTAATCCACCGCCGTAGTATTTGCAATAGCGCCAACGAGGCCAGCCATCCCAACTCATGGATGGGGCGAAGAAGGAGCTGTACTCACGTTTTGGAGCTGGCCCTTGCCACATGTTCCAATCCAGGTGGCTAGGTACAGGCTCAGCCGGTTGTTCACAAGCATCGGGTGGTCCGCCTACACTGACTACGACTCTTTCTATATCGCCAATATATCCATTGATTACCAACTCCGCAGCCCGGTGAAAATCTTCCCAAGAACGCTGCATACTTCCTGTCTGAAATACCCGCTGGTGTTTGCGAGTCGCTTTTACCATATCTCGACCTTCTTTAACTGTAAGAGAAAGTGGCTTCTCACAATACACATCTTTTCCAGCTTCACAAGCCAATATAGATGCAGTAGCATGCCAATGATCTGGGGTCACTATTATTACAGCATCAACGTCTTTGCGCTCCAGTAGCTCTCTAAAGTCGCTATGCACATTTATCTGATTGGCCTTTTGACTTCTGTTCTCAGCATAATAAGCCGAAGCCATTTGAGTAAAGTCGCTAAGCTTTTGAGTATCTACATCGCAGGCTGCTACAATTTGCACCTCCGGTATTTTGATGAATTTTTTAAAGAGTGTACCTCGCCCTTGTTTTCCGGTTCCGATGTATCCAACGGTGATTTGGTCACTAGGTGAGGTATAATTAGCACCTCCTAATACTCTGCGAGGTACAATACTAATTCCGGCTAGAGCTGAAAGGCTCGCTTCAATAAATTTGCGACGGGAAGATGAGAGGGGAGATTTCTTTTGATCCATAGCTTTCATTGGTGTTGTGTTAAGCTACGGAAGATAGGGAAAGTAGGTAGATTTTAAAAAATAATGTACTTAAGCATCCTCAGATTTATTCTTAGCTTGCTTGTCCATCAATGTATTAACTGACCTATCAAGGTCTTCTAGTGCAGAAGCGATCTGCCGAAGGTCGTTCATGCGCTGGATTTTTGTAAAACGTTCTCCGTTTTTCAGGTTTTTTGTTTCAGAAGCAATTTCGTCAATATTTGACTTAATTTGCTGTACTGTGGTCTGGACGTTAGATTGAGTTTTCACTGGCAGCAATTTGGGTTTACTCTAATAGAGTTTTGTGGTACTTTAATTCGGCAAAAATAAAACCTTTTCTTATTATAAACATAAGAAATATCTGTATTTATTGCAAAATCCTCAGAGTTCGCTTTCTAAGTTTAAATATTTTGCGGTTCCTCTAGATATTTTTTGAAAAAAAATCTGATTATTAATACTACTACTTATTAGCTTTGGTGGCGTTTTATTCCACAGATCAAATTTATTGCCAATAATTTTACTCACCGGGAATTTTTTTCTACAACCTGAGACTAATAATTACCAATATCCCAGCCCGTGCTGACCATGCAAACGTACGAATCCAGTTAGTACTTACCAGTTTGTTTATTAGTTGCCGATCATATCCATCTGTAGCTAACTTGCCATGAATGGGCGCAGATATGGAGAAGGTAACTACCCATACTACCATTAATAGTACACTGGCAATAGTTGCCAGATACACCTCACTCTTATTCCAAAATTCTATTTGCAGCCACACAGTAAAGGCTACCTCAGCAAGCATTAGCGGAGCCACGATGTAAGAAATACTTTGCATATGGTGCCGCTGGAAATCGTTAAACTGAGTATGGTCGATATAGCGAAACCCGGGATAGTGGACCAATTGCACCACCCAAATTAGGCCGGTAAGGGCGGCAGTTACTAAAAGATGTAATATTACCAATTGCTTTATCTCTATCACGATGGGCTGGAGCATAAAAAAAGCCGGAGACGCAAAGCGTAACCGGCTTCCAATAATCAAAATATTAACAAATCTAAATTAAATCCTTTAGCTTAGCCAAGCTTGAAGGTAATAGGAATTACCATTCGTACTCGCACTGGCTTACCGCGCTGCTTGCCAGGTTGCCATTTAGGGTGACTCTTCACTACCCGAATTGCTTCCGCATCACAACCAGCACCAATTCCCTTAATCGCCTGTACGTCAGTTAATGAACCGTCAGTATTCACAACAAACTGCACAAACACTTTCCCCTCAATACCCATACGACGGGCTTGAGAAGGGTATTTCATATTTTTACTTACATAGTCATAGAAAGCAGACAAACCACCTTTTGGCTCTGGCTGATCTTCTACTACCATGAAAATCTCATCCGTAGTTTCTTCTTCAGGAGCTTCTTCAAAAACCATCTCCTCAATTTCAGTATCTTCGGTAATCTCTACATCGAGGTCAATCTCAATTTCTTCTTCAATTTCTTCTTCATCGGGAACCTCAATAATCTCCGGCTGCTGAATTTTTGGTGGCGGTGGCGGCGGCTGCTCAGTAGGAGGAATCTCCATCACATCCTCAAAACTATCCTCTACTTGCCCCAGATCAACTAGCGAATTGCCATCGTAGTCTTTCCACTCGAACGCTAGCGTTACTAAGGCAAGGCTAACAACAAGACCAATGGCTAAGTGTAATCCGGTTTTCTGGTTTAAATCCGCTTTTGGTGTTTTCTTTGGTTCCATACAATTTGTGTATAATTATTACACTGTACTATTAATGACACAATTTACAAAAAAGAAACGAGTCGCTCAAGATAAAATATGTATTTTCTCTAGACTAGGTTGATCATCGCCGATAGATTACGAAAAACATTCCATATCCGGCTACGCAACCCACCGTATTTGCAATTGCATCATACAT
This region of Tunicatimonas pelagia genomic DNA includes:
- a CDS encoding GNAT family N-acetyltransferase; amino-acid sequence: MDIIRENIDNLTSLWMTVGKEMGAYRSESHFNYSYLHYSEWPNKLWFHTDVTEENVLAAREQIQSLSNLLGISYWDIYGSNSYELLEIGGFKKASEQIGMYLALSDLLKVDTFLHLEEVKSKDSALLWEDVFLRGFDYKISHRLLLPDYESTHFFIAYQEQVPVGTAVLHAKNNQVMGVHSMSILPEMRRQGYAEQIMRILLNKSISQGYTWVTLQASAMGKGLYEKLGFKEQFIMKNYILK
- a CDS encoding IS630 family transposase, whose protein sequence is MPTQLQISAAEMQELDSQRFSHNQVLVNRRLHCVYLKVKVKLSNELIGQCMGVHANQVGQYIRLYEQAGIAALCATNYGTNRSALEDHADRLVNDFIKHPPLSLAQARHRIIELTGIERDVSRIEAFLKRHGFMYRKCGYVPGKAEPEKQQQWLEKSFQAELEDAQKGEKVLLFVDAAHFVLSQFCCMMWCVRRLFLRSGAGRHRINVLGALNAITQQVTPLINTTYINAEVIQDFLLVLRKEYPLLPITIVLDNARYQHCKAVIAFAESLHIKLLFLPPYCPNLNIIERLWKFAKKKVLYGKYYERPDQFHQAVTNFFAQLSNHQEQLKSLLTLKFQTFDNSRIYAP
- a CDS encoding Gfo/Idh/MocA family protein translates to MDTTSLLPQNSSRRNFIKGAACTAASFMIVPRHVLGGTGFVAPSDTVTLGMVGVGGKGRKNTEAFLALDNVRITAIADPAYYWNLADFYYRSEAGRGPVKDIIEEKHQVDNSSFQVAEYDDFREMLEKEELDGIVCSTPDHTHAYISLLAMRAGKHVYCEKPLTHNIWEAREVQKVAKETGLATQMGNSGHSADGIRQTVEYLRAGAIGKVDEIHAWVPATRWVPSLRGLPEGKSTMPVNFDWDLWLGPREPRPFHEHYVPVTWRDFWDFGCGALGDFGCHDMDASVWAFNLSAPERVAIRPAGFSNADIAPYGEIGYYDFPAQGDQAAVKLTWYSGGLQPKRPEILPLGVDLPRRGTMFVGDKGIIVNDGNQRIPQMYPKSQAESFKPPKPSIPRSNGHFRDWIDAIQGGPAASANFEYGARLTEITLLGVLSLRMGGQPIHWDAEQMKAKGLPEADKFIKEPVRQDWEMS
- a CDS encoding Gfo/Idh/MocA family protein translates to MDQKKSPLSSSRRKFIEASLSALAGISIVPRRVLGGANYTSPSDQITVGYIGTGKQGRGTLFKKFIKIPEVQIVAACDVDTQKLSDFTQMASAYYAENRSQKANQINVHSDFRELLERKDVDAVIIVTPDHWHATASILACEAGKDVYCEKPLSLTVKEGRDMVKATRKHQRVFQTGSMQRSWEDFHRAAELVINGYIGDIERVVVSVGGPPDACEQPAEPVPSHLDWNMWQGPAPKREYSSFFAPSMSWDGWPRWRYCKYYGGGLMTDWGAHMFDIAQWALGKDDSGPVEVIPDGKEYKVLTYLYEDGTPMVREDFGKGNAIRFEGSEGVIEVSRQFLNVPENLKDQKISDSDIHLYKSRDHYRDWLDAIRQRSKPICDVEVGHRTATVCNIGNIAYELNRPLRWNPKKEKFKGDREANQMLSRKQRDF
- a CDS encoding energy transducer TonB, with product MEPKKTPKADLNQKTGLHLAIGLVVSLALVTLAFEWKDYDGNSLVDLGQVEDSFEDVMEIPPTEQPPPPPPKIQQPEIIEVPDEEEIEEEIEIDLDVEITEDTEIEEMVFEEAPEEETTDEIFMVVEDQPEPKGGLSAFYDYVSKNMKYPSQARRMGIEGKVFVQFVVNTDGSLTDVQAIKGIGAGCDAEAIRVVKSHPKWQPGKQRGKPVRVRMVIPITFKLG